Within Rhododendron vialii isolate Sample 1 chromosome 12a, ASM3025357v1, the genomic segment agttaccaaaataccctcacTAATCTTAACTGGTTACCAGTTTACCCTCGCTTTACTCTTACAGAAACCCTACTCACTTTGCTAATTATTttgaattaacaaataaaaaaattcaagactcAATTATGAGATATTTGTTAAGtgcaatactaaaaaaaattattttccaaaaattatatttttacccaatttaaataaatgaaaaacattattCATACATCTTTTAATTCAATAATAAGAACCAAGGGCAATGTGGTAAAAAAccaacccataattcattttcatcatagtATATATCTTTCAAACACTACTCCATTTGCAAAATAAATTCtgaccataattcaaaaagtcaaaaagccaaaaaactaaaaatgaaaagctaaaaagtaagctcccaaacacccccaccagattcaaaatacattttgaaaaatcaaaaagtcaaaaagctaaaaatgaaaagccaaaaagtcgGCTCTCAAACACCTCGTTGTatccttgttctttttcttattgCTATTATTATGGGGAataattaatttgtttaaaCTTGGAATTACTAGTTTTTAGTCCTTTTCGGGCCTACAAGTGCTTCTTGTTTGTTTCAGACTTAGAACTGAAAATCAAGCCAATCCAAAAAAtttaccctctttttttttaggtaTGCAAACAAAACTATCTGCACAACATGCAACGATACAGATAGTACTAGTttaagaaaaacagaaaaacagaaaaatcaaTGTTCAAATGGAACTCTTCTTTCCCTATCGGGTTTTGATTTGTTGCCTGGAGAATGATTCAAAATGATCagatttggtttttgttttgaacgGAGCGCAGAACCACAAAATTCTCGTGATGCCATTATTCATTACTACTAAGTACTATAGTAAGGTTAGTGTGGCCCAATCAGTTTAGGCTTACGACCTAGCTAGACCCACTGAATCTCGTGCTACTGTCATACCTTGTGGCCCAATCTGTTTGGGCCTATGCTTTAATCGAATCTTAATCggtgtcaaatttttgggtgccgagcggaTATCACGTAGCAGTACTCTGCAGACATTTGAGTcgttcaaacgtgttttgaacggtctagATTTCTACAATCTCTCTCCCCGCACCCGACcagtactctctctcctcttgttctctctctaaaaaacgGCTGCGATCGCGCACAGGGTATCACCTGTACCATGTCCAAGAAAATACTAATGCAAAAGGTTCGAGTTCCTCGGATTTCTGCTGTTcgggaaaaaataataataataattcccCAGGCTCCTTATGGATTGATTTATTAACTTAACGTGTTATAATTTTCTAGTCTCGATAATAGAAAACAAGAACAGCTTAACGACGTTAACAGAACTGAGAAGACGTTGAAAAAGTCAAAGTTTTCATCTTGCTTTTGTTGTGTCTTCAAATTTGGtgcatattttttgttgattaattCCTCGCTAAtttaaaaaagtacaaaatagtGACAAGAAATTAAAAAGTATTAACTCTAGACAAAATTAGTCTCGGCAAAACTTCTTACGGCACTaactaataaaaattcaacCCAATAGGTATTCTGGACTTGGTCCATTACGTGTTTGAGCTTATTGCAATGAGTGTTTTCTTAATTGACATCTTGCTAATCTCGAATTTGGATATCGGATTCTTAGACATACAATTATTCTTAGGTTTGTTTAGGAACATGATGCCGTCAAATTCTTATTCCTTTAgctctttgtaacaatttcaaagactaataaaatttcttttcccgttcaaaaaaattagtaaaaatccAATGTACTGTTCGACTTCCTTAACTAATTAAGGATTCCCAAAATTAATCGGATACCCGAGTCATCAAAAAATAGTTGAAGTGCAGGAAATACATTATCCACTAATGAAATGGCCCTCATGGATATCTACATAATGAtggaaaatataaagaaaacCCTCATGTGGTCTCCAATAATTGATCAAACCACAAACACTGTTTAATTTTTAGTAGCTTATCTTATCCTAAAGCCCCACTGACCCACAAAATGCCAAGTAAAACACGGCAGAGGAACAACATTTGCTTCTTCAACGGCTCCGATCCCCAAAAATAGACTTTGTTTTAGTATTGATGATTGCACAAAAGGAATCTTGGATTAGGTAAACTTCCCCTTGTCTCACTCATTAAACATATTGCTTTTATTGTGCTTGATATCATGCCCATAATCTCCACtggtaaataaataaaacaggGGCTTGTACTTTTATTGTAAACAAATAGTAAAATTACCAATGATGGTTAATTAGCTTTCTGGTCAAAACAATTGGCTCCAAAGCAAATATGGGAGTACTTCATCTAAGGAAATATTTAGTATATGACTTGGAAATGAAAATTATGTGAGGGCTTTTGCCAAAGGGTCCAGCTCCTCTCTAGTCATTTTGGGGTTGCATCGTGTTGTTACGGCCATTTGTGAATCTTTTTCAGGTTTATTTGAATAGATGAAATCGTTTAGCTTTTAGAACTTGTTATCGGAATAACAAtcatctttaaaataatattgaTTGGAAACAAATTCACCAATACAAGATCGCAAATTTTCTTGTGGTCAATCAGTATCCAATCCATTGTATCAGTCTATCTTTGCCAAGATTAATGGGTTTTGTAATTATATAAGTTGGTACcgaaaaacaatttttttagcattgttgatATTCTTGGAAAGCTTTCAAAAGTGAATATATAGCTTCAATCATTTAAGTGCTTCCTTCGATCAACAAGCCGAACCACACCTtttaggaaaaaggaaaaaaagagagcctAACAACAAGGTCTAGGAGCCAAAAAAGGGCTTATAAAGTCAATTTGTTAAGTTTACTTTTTGAGGATATTTATTCCCTAAATTTGCGTAGTAGTATATGACTAAAAAAATTCGTAAATATTCCCTAAtttaaaagaaagaattgaCATGTTGTTATCGTTTCATTAAAAATCAGAATTAATTGAAGTGAGTTATTTGAATAAAATCCTTATAAATGGATTGAGTCAACTACTATTCTTAATATACACTTCCGGcgaggggtgtgcacgggtcgggcgggtcgggttcggccccgacCCCGACTGGTCGGGTATTGAATTTTTGGGCtccgaacccgaaccgaaggagtGGGGGTAACCGTCTGCGTGCCCgatttttttgtcgggtcggtgtccgaccaaaaccgaagtaaactATATGAATTCATTGCCTTTTGTCGGGTTGGGTcgggtaaaaaaaaatagcaccccgagccccgaaccgaaaactgatttttttggaaaaatgtacccgtacccgaccgaaccacatgttcggccccgcccgaaacccttcgggtcgggtccgtcGGGGCtcggtttttttgcacacccctacttCCGGCCTTCGtttttatttcttgaattaaaagtgatgtattgtgcGAAAATAATCTGTCTCgtattataaaaaataagcacttaaaaaataagaacattaacAGAACGGGGCCTCTGTTTCATACGCTAATTTAAACTTgtatggaaaaaaagaagaatggaaatcATCATTTTAAAGGCTTTTCAGACCGTAAACATTAATTATCCTCATATAATAAGTGTGACCTCACATAGGATCCTAATCCACATCCCTTTATCCCAAAAAGCATCGATTCACAGAGAACCTTCCCACTGTAAGGGCGTCGTAGGTGGGGGAGGAGTTTTTATTGGATGTGGGACACACCAAAAAGAATAAAGTGAGAAGCAGCCATGAGTGAGATGTTACATACCATAAAAAATGTACTTTGGGGAGATTTGATGATATGGAGATATGAGGGGATGTGtcctttaagtttttttttttttccttacggATGTCGGGGCCAATTTACTCAAACTTCAAATAATTTTCTCTTCGGTGCAATCAAAGGCAATCCACACTGAAATTAGAAAATTCATAAGAAATATGTTACGACAGCCAGAccacaagaaaaatcaaactctGATTAATTGTTGGGAGAGCAAACACACCAAACGTCCGGGCCAGCCGCAGGGCTAACGTGTCTTTTAGTCAATCAGCTTGCTTTAAAGCATCCGTGCAGCATCTCATGCTTTGAGTAGAATTTCTTACCTTTACCTCTTTTACCCAACTTTTGTCTACTCTTAGTTTTTGACTTGCATGTGCATGAGACACAGAGTTATTAGCCGGAGTGGGTACTGTTGTTTGTTGCGGCTGAATTTACTTTGGATCTTGTTATTTGCAAGTAAAAGCCAAAAGAGTGGGAATATTGGAAGCCTCTGATCATAAAATAGATTTGTCCGTTCAgccaaggacggaaccaggattttaccttaACAATGGcgaaatatatattaaaaaaaatctagtagtagcgagactatataagttgggcataatttttttttttacatataataattacattttttaaaattttagtcgTGGCGGttgccgccactagaccccctgGTCCCATCCTTGCGTTCAGCTAGCTTTAATTTGAAGTTGGTTTTGGCACAGGAGCTAGAAACTGAATATTATTGCGTCAAATGGATTCTATATGTCttctaaataaaataaaatgatacaTATACAATGCATGCAATTATTAAGCCGTAAGAATATTACTTTAAAACTCTCCTCTATGTTAGAGGATCATGAGCTTTCATTTTCCGAATATAGCGTAtgaagaaaaagtttaaaaaaataaaaaaactatcaTTAAATGGCTATAACTTTCGATTTgaacatttatttttcaaaattccattATAATTAAAAGATAATCATAATACCTTTAAAATATGATGAACGATGAAATTAAGTTCTTTAATGGAAATCTAAAAGGTGCTATAATTTTCATTTCGGAAGGGAAGTGAGAAATCATTGAGTCTGaagagtgatttttttttttccctttttgaaaaaaatagaggTAGAGATAGAGTATTTGTTCATAGATAGATAATTAATCAAATTGCGCAAAAATTGGTCAGACCGGGTTcatgagttatcaaaaaaaaaaaaatcttaatatCACTTTTTCAGTAAAATTCTTCACACTCCTATCACTTTTTGAATAAGATGCACGATTTCGTACGTACTCCTAAATAGAGTGTTGGGTTGGATAACTTGGATTAGTAAAAAGCTCTCATTACTCTCAACGCCACTACTAGATCGATCATGCATCGAGAGATTGTTCAGTGCTTCTAGacaaggacggaaccagaattttatcctagcagtggcgaaaagtatactaaaaaaatttagtggtggcgagactatataagttgggcataaatttttttttttacatataataattgcattttttaaaattcttgtcgtggcggtcgccgctacTAGACTCCCTATCCCATCCTTGCTTCTAGAGGATTGCTGTAAAGGATTTTTCCACCATGAATTGATATGGTTGCTAGCCACATATTTTTAGGCGAAACACACAGTAATTCGAGGCGGTCGGGGATCATATATATACTTGTTCACGGACAAACCAAACCACCATCACAAAGTGAAAGAGCTAGCAGGTTTTTCACCATAAGGAAGTTAATTTTTGAACAAAGACTACGGCCGGCAAAGTTTAAATTTGATAAATAAACTCACTATCTAATTACAGGAAAATTAGACGGATTAAAGCCCCCTGAAACACTGACAATGAAAGATTAAAGTGCACTAATTTGACAAGAGTAATTAATAGAGTAGTTTGACAGAAACTCAAAGAACCAAAGCAAAAGTTACATGTCATTTTACTCCTAACAAGCCATTTACATGATGAACTCCTGGCCACTGAAAAGAGCTAATGgcaaaagaaattaaagaaaaagaaagctaAAGATCGACCAGAATAAGTAGTAATTAACAATAGTCAAGTCTAGATTAAAAGTTAGGCACTCTCAACACGGCGAATGAAAACAGTTTCCAAATCCGGCGGATTGAAAAACTCTCTAACACTACCGTAATGACACATTGGAGAAGATTTGCGCTTCCTCGGAGCCGCCGGACAAGTCACCCTGGCCGGGACTCTGGCTTCCTCCCCGGTCGGAGTCGTCGGGAGCTCCCCTTCGTCGTTTTCTGGCTGTTTCTCCGGTGCCGGTTTCGTGAAAATAGGCTTCAGTTGTCTCCGCAACGGAATTCCGGCGACCACCCATTTCTTGCCTTCCGATTCTTTGACTCCTCCGTCCATTTGAGGTTTGTCTGGCGGGTATAATCCCATGTTAGGATCAAAGTGCAGTGCTTAGATTAAATAGCAGAGGAAAAATATTAGAAAACGGAATCTGATTCTCTTGAGTAACTAGATGGAAAGTATtgcaagtgagagagagagagagagagagagagagagagagagagtaggggtGGAGGAGGGGAAAAAGGGTCTTTGGTTCTGACTGTTGGGGAACCTTTATTTAAGGAGACATGAGAAAGAAGTAAAAGAGGCTTTTAAGTGAAGATTTGAGTGTTTAATGTTCTGTTACAGCCAATAAGAAGAGGAGAGACAGAGAGCACCCGAGGAAACCGTGACCTAAGCGAAAGATAGATCGATTAAAGGctaatgtgagagagagagagagagcgagagagagagagagagagagagagcgagaggggTGAAGCTGCCCGTGAAAGTTGCTGACAGCGGGCACGGCATACGTAGGAAACATATGACCTGGATTTCTTTTGGCGCCAATCGCTTTTTTCCAACCCTTAAAATAGTTTTATTCTCCTTCTTCCTCACTGCTATCCAAAACAAGTGAATTTTCagtttcaaaattgattttctcactttttttgttcttttgattGCACGATGGACAATTTTGAGTCTATTACCCTTTCTTCCTCCCGggtaaagcttttttttttttcccgtaatTTATAAATTTCGGTAAAAGTGTGCTTCTACTAACGCAGACAACTCCATTTTTCCAACAGAATTGAAAGATGGAGGGCGAGTCACACTCAATGATCTAGTAAATGAACGAGGGTAGAGATCGTGAACACATGCCAATCCACGCCTTCAAAGAACGCTTAATTATAATTTTAGAATAAGGCAtgttacattttaaaaaaaagagagaaaagtgaaaaaataactCCTTAGTATTTGTAACACTTTTAGTACTCTGGAAAAAACTAGGCCTTATTGGGATTCAAAAAATTCATAGTGCGATCGCATCTCATACAAGTATGCCTTCAGCGTCTAGTGGTTCATGATATCTCTCTTCAGATAATTCATCTAACCCAATGATActtaaaatgtgttttgaagTTATTTGTGACTTAATTTATAGAATTTTC encodes:
- the LOC131310922 gene encoding cyclin-dependent protein kinase inhibitor SMR6-like translates to MGLYPPDKPQMDGGVKESEGKKWVVAGIPLRRQLKPIFTKPAPEKQPENDEGELPTTPTGEEARVPARVTCPAAPRKRKSSPMCHYGSVREFFNPPDLETVFIRRVESA